The nucleotide sequence AAAGTGTCGGTAGCTTCCAAGGAAAGGATGACTCAAGAACATCCTCCTTACACTTCGGAACGGATCAAACAATCTCCCCGATTCGGGAAGGAAGAGGCTATTGGAAATACATTCCCGACGGTGAATCGATTACTTTTCTAACAGAATATAACTACCAAACTAGCTTTGGGAGACTAGGAGCTTTTGTAGATCGCTTTCTGTTTCGACCCGTTATGGGTTGGGGGACAGCTCTCAGCTTTGATGTGTTGAAGAGATGGATGGAAAAAGGGGAGAGTCCCCAGCACCAATACACTCGTTTTTTGAGCTTTTGGATGATTAGTTTTTTATTCCTTTTCATTTGGATGTATCATGGTGCGGTTCCTAAACTTTTCTTTATGGATGAAGCGGAACTCCAAATGGTGCAAACGATATTACCATTTGGAGAGGAATCCATCCGCTCCGTAGTAAGAGTTATAGGTTGGGCAGAGGTCTTGTTCGGTCTTTTGTTTGTTTTCATGGGAAGGAAAAAGCCCTTATTCATCGTGCAGCTTATCTTGTTTCCTATCTTAACACTGGCGGCAATATGGGGAGACCCTTCCGTTCTGTCCCATCCCTTTAGTCCTTTGACTTTTAATCTTACTCTTATTCTTCTATCCTGGTTCGGTTTGAAGTTGGGCTCTGATATTCCTACCGCTAAATCCTGCAAACGAAAGAGATGAACTCTACATGTCTATATACCGTGATGTAATGGGGGAGGCTTTTCATAGACTACATCCCATGCTTCAAAAAAGATATTGTTTTACAACGGACTCCACCTTCGTTGCAAAGGGGACGATGCATGTCATTACAGGTGGGCCAAGATGGCTAGCCCCACTTTTTTGGCTTGCGGCGAAGCGAAAGCTTTTATTCCCAGAACGAGGCTGTAACGTTCCGTTTATAATCACAAACCGTACTAACGAAAAGCAGGTTCATTGGGAACGTGCCTTCTATTTTCCTGGCAGGACTCGTTATTTTAATGCTGTGATGCGTTTAGATTCGGAGAGATGTGTTATCGAAGATTACCTGGGTGAGTCTGCTGTTGTCTATTCGGACTTAGTTTTTGTGGTGTCTGATAGGGGTTCTATTACGATCTCTTCCCAAAATCAGCGCCTGTTAATCGGGAAAAAGGAGATTCCATTGCCTAAAATGTTTCAAGGGATTGCTACGGTAAAAGAGGGCTATGACGATGAAAAAGGTGTGTACACGATTAATGTTTCGGTAAGAAATCCAATCATTGGACGTGTTTTTGCTTATGAAGGGGAGTTTGTTCAACATGAAAATAAGAACAGTCGCAATCTGTAATCTTTTCCTTGTTTTCATTCTAATCTTTTTCGGAGCGCATCCATGGTATTACGTGTTATTAACACTGGCTCAGCTTGTGTATGTGCCCATTGTTCTACATATGCTTCTGGAGAAACAAGGAGGAAAGCATCCTTGGATTGTTCGCTTGATGATGGTGGCATCCCTTTCTGTATTTGTTTTACAACTAACGGATGAAACGAATTGGGATGGCTTATTAGCAGCAATCTATCTTTTGTTTACGGTTGTCGTTGGTGTGACGGGGATAAAGCGATTTTTACAGCGTGGTTTTATTGATTTGGAAGAGTTCATGATGGAGGTAGGGATGGTTCACCTCGCAGTGGGCGGAGCATGGTTTTTAGCGTATGAGTTAAACTTAGATGTAGGTTTTTCTCCAATCATTACGTGGTTAACCGCCATCCATTTTCACTATGCAGGGTTTCTCTTTCCAGTTTTTATCGGATTTATCGGTCGGATCCAAAAATCAAGGATGTACGCCTTTTTTGCTGTAACTGCTTGTTTGGCACCATGGATAGTAGCAATAGGAATAACTTTTTCAAGACTGCTAGAGGTTGTTTCTGTACTTGTCTATATCGTGGGTATCTACGGATGTATTTATCTAGTCATTCAAACACCTTTCCCGAAATCTATACAGAAGGTAGTCATCCCAACTTCCTTTATAGCATTAGGAGTGAGTATTCTATTTTCTCTTCTGTATGCAGTAGGAAATTTAACAGGTTTCTTTACTGTAAGTATTTCGTTTATGCTGCTGTTTCATGGAGGCATGAATGGGTTACTGTATGCAGGATTAGGGGTGCTCGGTTGGTATCTTCACACACCAGCTCCAAAAGAGCATGACTGGGACTTTCCTATCAGTCAGATAAGAGGCTGGAAAAATAAACGAAAGCTGGAAGAATCGACTCAAACAGTGAGAGGGCTAGTAGATAACATGGATATCTATGAATTGGCATCACTGGATTCTATGGTTCGAAGATTTTATGAACAAACGTTTGATTATCAATTAACAGCACGTGTGTATTGGCGGCGTTGGTTTCTTCCGTTTGCCTTTCTTTATAAGTTTGTCAGCAGATTTGTCCAACAGATTAACCTGCCCATTTCGTCTAACGAAGTAGAAATGACAGGATCTATTGTAAAGGTAGATGATTCGGAAGACGGAAGACAATCCGTTCGGGCGTGGATTCGTAAAGTGAAAAACCAAACCGCTTTCGTCGCGCTCTATTCTTTTCATAAAACGAAGGAAGAGACGTATATGAATATTGCCTTGCCGTTGCCATTTTCAACAATGATTGGTATTTTGAAGCTAAATGTCGAAGATAAGCATCTTCAATTGTCTAGCAATGGAAGGGGAAATTCTGAAGCAGGGATTTATTTGGGTCTAGGGAAAAATGTGATGAAATTACCGTTACAAGAACATTTTCTCGTTTCTTCTGTTGGGGAGAGGTACTTAAAAGCAACACATCGCATGACTATTTTCTCCCTACCGTTTCTAACAATTGAGTATAAAATCAAGCTTAAGGATTCTCTGTGATTAAATCATAAGAAGACTGGTCATAACTATTAAAAACAGGATTAAAAGGGTGAAGGAACCATGTATCTGACAGTTAAAGAGACAGCAGATTATTTGCAGCTTTCGGAATCTAAAATTGAAGCACTCATTCATCACAATAAGATTCGCGCCATCCATGATGGACAGGAATTTTTAATCAACAAGGAACAGTTTGAATCTCATCTTGAACAGGTAGAGAAATTACATAAAATGATGCAGGAATATTTACAGGAGCCA is from Radiobacillus kanasensis and encodes:
- a CDS encoding DoxX-like family protein, whose amino-acid sequence is MKRKPIYVEIPIQAEMDKLWEATQNPELHEQWDLRFSKIYYLPKKEGKPQEFSYQTKIGPFQVEGWGKSVGSFQGKDDSRTSSLHFGTDQTISPIREGRGYWKYIPDGESITFLTEYNYQTSFGRLGAFVDRFLFRPVMGWGTALSFDVLKRWMEKGESPQHQYTRFLSFWMISFLFLFIWMYHGAVPKLFFMDEAELQMVQTILPFGEESIRSVVRVIGWAEVLFGLLFVFMGRKKPLFIVQLILFPILTLAAIWGDPSVLSHPFSPLTFNLTLILLSWFGLKLGSDIPTAKSCKRKR
- a CDS encoding DUF4166 domain-containing protein, with the translated sequence MSIYRDVMGEAFHRLHPMLQKRYCFTTDSTFVAKGTMHVITGGPRWLAPLFWLAAKRKLLFPERGCNVPFIITNRTNEKQVHWERAFYFPGRTRYFNAVMRLDSERCVIEDYLGESAVVYSDLVFVVSDRGSITISSQNQRLLIGKKEIPLPKMFQGIATVKEGYDDEKGVYTINVSVRNPIIGRVFAYEGEFVQHENKNSRNL
- a CDS encoding YndJ family protein; translation: MKIRTVAICNLFLVFILIFFGAHPWYYVLLTLAQLVYVPIVLHMLLEKQGGKHPWIVRLMMVASLSVFVLQLTDETNWDGLLAAIYLLFTVVVGVTGIKRFLQRGFIDLEEFMMEVGMVHLAVGGAWFLAYELNLDVGFSPIITWLTAIHFHYAGFLFPVFIGFIGRIQKSRMYAFFAVTACLAPWIVAIGITFSRLLEVVSVLVYIVGIYGCIYLVIQTPFPKSIQKVVIPTSFIALGVSILFSLLYAVGNLTGFFTVSISFMLLFHGGMNGLLYAGLGVLGWYLHTPAPKEHDWDFPISQIRGWKNKRKLEESTQTVRGLVDNMDIYELASLDSMVRRFYEQTFDYQLTARVYWRRWFLPFAFLYKFVSRFVQQINLPISSNEVEMTGSIVKVDDSEDGRQSVRAWIRKVKNQTAFVALYSFHKTKEETYMNIALPLPFSTMIGILKLNVEDKHLQLSSNGRGNSEAGIYLGLGKNVMKLPLQEHFLVSSVGERYLKATHRMTIFSLPFLTIEYKIKLKDSL
- a CDS encoding excisionase family DNA-binding protein, with amino-acid sequence MYLTVKETADYLQLSESKIEALIHHNKIRAIHDGQEFLINKEQFESHLEQVEKLHKMMQEYLQEPIPESIDVKDED